A genomic window from Halodesulfovibrio sp. includes:
- a CDS encoding A24 family peptidase, whose amino-acid sequence MANTQELVFAAALGVCCGLAGTRFAHHYTRKIQSESPSGVGITACCISWCVLALLTTGVNFGWFAISCIGAMLITASAIDLKVLLLPDVLTLPAAALSIPVSIFLIGNSPEFALYGALAGSGFFYIIAAIYEKIRKRSGLGMGDVKLLLSLGAFTGPSGIFYAITFGSMLLLLWSIPQLLFSKQRASRMQTALPYGPFLCLGAMSVFMLQ is encoded by the coding sequence TTGGCTAATACGCAGGAATTGGTATTCGCAGCAGCACTTGGCGTATGCTGCGGGCTTGCCGGAACTCGCTTTGCCCATCATTACACACGGAAAATTCAAAGCGAGTCCCCGTCAGGTGTTGGCATTACGGCGTGCTGCATCAGCTGGTGTGTACTGGCACTCCTTACAACAGGAGTAAATTTCGGGTGGTTTGCTATATCTTGCATAGGAGCCATGCTTATTACAGCCAGCGCCATTGATCTAAAAGTATTATTGCTACCAGATGTGCTCACGCTACCAGCCGCCGCATTATCTATTCCTGTTTCCATTTTTCTCATTGGGAACAGCCCTGAATTTGCACTATATGGTGCACTCGCTGGCTCAGGATTTTTTTACATCATCGCGGCGATATATGAAAAAATCCGCAAACGATCAGGGCTGGGCATGGGAGATGTGAAGCTGCTTCTCAGCCTTGGTGCGTTCACTGGTCCATCAGGGATTTTCTATGCAATTACATTCGGGAGCATGCTGTTGCTTCTCTGGAGTATACCGCAGTTACTTTTTTCTAAACAACGAGCTAGCAGGATGCAGACAGCATTACCCTATGGACCATTTTTATGCTTAGGCGCAATGAGCGTCTTTATGTTGCAATAA
- the rfbD gene encoding dTDP-4-dehydrorhamnose reductase: MLRRNERLYVAINQLEFRLLLHGMKKHVIILGGKTGLLGQALAAEYQAAGYTVHAPLRTDFDTLNSAQLAKHIDSIEPEIVINAIGYTHVDQAEKNTDEAYAVNTTSCETLAEVLSTRPVRCISFSTDYIFSGQNDTPYTEKDIPNPRNVYAKTKLLGEYALLDRIADKTMILRTAWLFGLHKANFVSTITALSRQKKELPVIADQVGSPTSTHDLARACLTLSATETNGVYHITNSGTASWYELAQAAVTLAGHPDNIVPIRTADYNQQAPRPAYSALSTDLLTLNTGITMRPWKESLAEYVYASSQKEITHANF; this comes from the coding sequence ATGCTTAGGCGCAATGAGCGTCTTTATGTTGCAATAAACCAACTCGAGTTTCGACTCTTACTGCATGGTATGAAAAAACACGTCATCATCCTTGGTGGAAAAACCGGACTCCTTGGTCAAGCGCTTGCGGCAGAATACCAAGCTGCGGGCTATACTGTTCACGCACCGCTGCGAACGGACTTTGATACTCTTAATAGTGCTCAGCTAGCAAAACACATCGACTCTATAGAGCCAGAGATTGTTATCAACGCAATCGGGTATACTCATGTAGATCAGGCAGAAAAAAACACGGATGAAGCCTACGCTGTTAATACAACGTCTTGTGAAACACTCGCTGAGGTTTTGAGCACACGCCCTGTGCGCTGTATTTCATTCAGCACAGATTATATATTTAGCGGGCAGAATGACACTCCTTATACTGAAAAAGATATCCCCAACCCCCGTAATGTGTACGCAAAAACAAAATTACTCGGCGAATACGCATTGCTTGACCGCATTGCAGATAAAACCATGATTCTACGGACTGCATGGTTGTTCGGACTTCATAAAGCAAATTTTGTCAGCACAATTACAGCTCTTTCTCGGCAAAAAAAAGAACTGCCCGTCATTGCAGACCAAGTAGGCAGCCCAACAAGTACACATGATTTAGCCCGAGCATGCCTTACGCTATCTGCCACAGAAACAAATGGGGTGTATCACATTACCAACTCCGGCACTGCAAGCTGGTATGAACTCGCTCAAGCTGCTGTAACCTTGGCAGGACACCCAGATAATATTGTTCCTATACGTACCGCTGACTACAACCAGCAAGCACCCCGTCCAGCCTACTCTGCGCTATCTACAGACTTGCTTACCCTCAACACAGGCATCACTATGCGCCCTTGGAAAGAGTCACTCGCAGAATATGTTTACGCGTCATCACAAAAGGAAATCACTCATGCAAATTTTTGA
- the rfbC gene encoding dTDP-4-dehydrorhamnose 3,5-epimerase: MQIFDTPLKDMLVLKPDVFTDERGFFFESFNQKKFEDAVGKSVSFVQDNQSCSRKNVLRGLHYQRTPHEQGKLIHCISGCIYDVAVDIRPTSATYGKWFGKYLSSETKEQLWIPEGFAHGFFTCSHEATIAYKVTSFYNPHAEVTIAWNDPTINISWPIETQPILSPKDAIAPLLADCSAEAV, from the coding sequence ATGCAAATTTTTGATACGCCGTTGAAAGACATGCTTGTTCTTAAACCTGACGTATTCACAGATGAACGCGGCTTTTTCTTTGAAAGCTTCAATCAAAAAAAATTCGAAGATGCTGTTGGGAAAAGCGTATCTTTTGTGCAGGACAATCAATCATGTTCCCGCAAAAACGTACTTAGAGGTCTGCATTACCAACGGACACCGCATGAACAAGGCAAGCTTATTCACTGCATCAGCGGTTGCATTTACGACGTTGCGGTCGATATTCGCCCTACGTCCGCAACCTATGGAAAATGGTTCGGCAAATATCTTTCCAGCGAAACCAAAGAACAGCTTTGGATTCCTGAAGGGTTCGCGCATGGATTTTTCACCTGCTCCCATGAAGCGACTATAGCGTATAAAGTCACGTCATTTTACAACCCACACGCTGAGGTCACGATTGCTTGGAACGATCCCACAATAAATATTTCATGGCCAATAGAGACTCAGCCAATTCTTTCACCTAAAGACGCAATCGCACCTCTTTTAGCTGACTGCAGCGCAGAAGCTGTTTAG